The genomic segment TACACCCTGAGGAGCATGGAGGATGGGGAAAGGCTCCTCAAGGCCCTGGAAGGGGCCCAAAGGGCCGCCATCCTGGGGGCGGGGTACATCGGCCTCGAGGTGGCCGAAGCCTTCCGTAAACGGGGCCTCGAGGTCACCCTTTTGGAGGCCAAGGACCGGCCCCTTCCCCACTGGGACCAGGAGGTGGGGAACCTCCTTAAGGAGGAGTTGGAGCGGCACGGGGTGGAGGTATGGACCGGGGTGAAGGTGGAGGCCTTGAGGGGCCAGGGCCGGGTGGAGGCGGTGGAAACCTCGGAAGGGGTGGTGGCCGCCGACCTGGTGTTGGTGGCCACGGGGGTCAGGCCCAACACCCTTCTTGCCCAGGCCATGGGGGTGGCCTTGGGCCCCACGGGGGCCATCGCCACCGACGAGAGGATGCGCACCAACCTGGAAGGGGTGTACGCCGCCGGGGATGTGGCGGAAAGCTTCCACCAGGTTCTCAAGCGCCCCTACTGGCTTCCCCTGGGGGACGTGGCCAACAAGCACGGGCGCACCGCCGGGGCGGTCATCGCCGGCAGGGAGGCCCGCTTCGGGGGGGTGGTAGGCACCGCCATCTTCAAGGCCTTTGGCCTGGCGGTGGCCACCACGGGGCTTTCCCAAGAGGCCGCCCTTAGGGAGGGCTTCCAGGCCAAGAAGGTCTTCATCCAAAGCCGGGACGGGGCCCACTACTACCCGGGAAGCCAGCCCCTTTGGGTGGAACTCGTCCACGAGGAAGGCTCGGGAAGGCTCCTTGGCGGGGCAGTGGTGGCCCATGGACACGGGGCCTTACGCATCGACGCCCTGGCCGCCCTCCTGCACCAAGGGGGCACGGTGGAGGATCTGCTGGCCTTGGACCTGGCCTACGCCCCACCCTTTAGCCCCGTCTGGGACCCCCTCCTCATCGCCGCCCAGCAGGTGAAGTGACGCGGTGTAGGTAGAGGGAGAAAACACCGCCAAGGGGTGTGAAGCCCCTTCCCTTACACCCTACACCGCAACTCCTCCCAGCTCCAAACTGGGCCTGGGAGGTGAGGGATGGATCCCTTAAGCGTGCTGACCCCAGAGATGCGTAAGGAAGCGGAAGAGCTCGGGCGGGAGTGGGCCACCAACCCCCGCTGGAAGGGGGTAAAGCGGGACTACCGGCCCGAGGACGTGGTGCGGCTTCGCCCCAGCGTGAAGGTGGAGTATACCCTGGCCAAGCGAGGGGCGGAAAAGCTCTGGCAGCTTCTCCACGAGCGGCCCTACGTGCACACCTTCGGGGCTTACACCGGGGCCATGGCGGTGGAGATGGTGCGGGCCGGCCTGGAAGCCATCTACCTCTCCGGCTGGCAGGTGGCCGCGGACGCCAACCTGGCCTGGCAGACCTACCCCGACCAGTCCCTTTATCCCTATAACTCCGTGCCCCAGATCGTGAAGCGCATCAACAACGCCCTCATGCGAGCCGACCTGATCGAGCGCTCTGAGGGCAAGGTAACCCGGGACTGGTACGTGCCCATAGTGGCCGATGCGGAAGCGGGCTTTGGCGGGGCCCTGAACGTCTTTGAGCTCACCAAGGCCATGATCGAGGCCGGGGCTGCCGGCATCCACTACGAGGACCAGCTGGCCTCGGAGAAGAAGTGCGGCCACCTGGGAGGCAAGGTCCTGGTGCCCACCTCCCAGCACATCCGCACCCTGCAGGCCGCCCGCCTGGCCGCGGACATCATGGGGGTGCCCACGGTGATCATCGCCCGCACCGACGCCGAGGCCGCCACCCTCATCACCAGCGACATCGACGAGCGGGACCGCCCCTTTATCCTGCCGGGGGAGCGCACCCCCGAGGGCTTCTATCGGGTGAGAAATGGCCTCGAGGCGGGGATCGCCCGGGCCCTGGCCTACGCTCCCTACGCCGACGTCCTCTGGATGGAAACCTCCAAGCCAGACCTGGAGGAGGCCCGAAAGTTCGCCGAGGCGGTGAAGAAGGAGTTCCCGGATAAGCTCCTCGCCTACAACCTCTCCCCCTCCTTCAACTGGAAGAAGTTCCTGGACGACGAAACCATCGCCAAGTTCAACCGGGAGCTGGGGGAGATGGGGTACAAGTTCCAGTTCATCACCCTGGCGGGCTGGCACACCGTGAACTACTACACCTGGGAGCTGGCCAAGGGCTACAAGACCCGGGGCATGCCTGCCTTTGTGGAGCTCCAGCAGAAGGAGTTCCTGGCCCAGGCCCAGGGCTTCACCGCGGTGAAGCACCAGCGGGAGGTGGGGGCGGGCTACTTTGACGAGGTGGTCCTGGCCCTCACCCAAGGGGAGGCCTCCACCCTGGCCCTCAAGGGCTCCACCGAGGAGGCCCAGTTCAACGAGGCCGTGCACTAGGCTCGGCGGGAGGCTCCCTGCCGCCCTCCAGGTCCAGGGGGCGGCAGGGCTCTCTTTCGTGGTAGGCCAAAGGAACACCAAAGCTGATATAGTGTAATCACCATGCCAGAGGCCAATACACCCTGGCTACGCTACCTGGAAGACCTTCGTCCCCACCTCAAGGGCCGCGATCACCGGGGCAAGCGGGGCTCCTTGAGGTGGCTCGAGGCCCTCATGGCCGAGCGGGGCGGGAAGGCGGGGACCGTGCGCAACATCCTCTACAAGGACCTGGGAAGCCCCGAGGAAAAGGAAAGGCTTTACGGGGTTATCGCCGACCTGTACCAGGAGGCGGGCCTCCCCCCTCCCCCTCCCCCAGCGGAGCTGTTCCTGGAAAGCGCCCGCAAGGCCTTGGGCCGGGACAAGCGCCGCATCTTCCGCCGCTTTCTGAAAGAGCTAGAAGCCGGGGGGAAGCCCCAGATGGTGGTGGTGGGTGGGCCGGCCACGGGGAAAGGGGTCCTCCTGGCCGCTTTGAACCGCGCCCTTTCCGCCCTGCCAGGTAAGGAACCCTTTCTGCTCAATCTGGGAGGGGAGCTGGCCCAGGCCTTGGTCCCCCTGGCCGAGGGCCTGGGGGCAGGGGAGGAGGCACGGGCCCTCTTGGCCCAGCTCTCCCCCACCCAGCCCTACATCCTGCAGGGTGCCTTGGAACAAGAGGTTCTGGCCCTGTTGGCCCGGGGCCTGAACCGGGAAGGCCGCCCCCTACTGCTTCGGGCTGAAGCGGAGGGAACCCTGGAAGGCCTCCCCTTGCGGGGCCCGGACGGCACCCAAAGGGGGCTCGCGGCTTGGCTGGAGCCTTTCCTAAAGGCCCTGACCATCCCCTACGTGGCGGCCCTAAGCGAGCCACCTCCCACCCTGCCCCACCAGCCCCTTTCCCCCCCGAGCCGGGAGGAGGCTAGGCGCTTCGTGCGGGAGCGGCTTCCCCATCTTTCCCCTGAGAGGCTTGAGGCTTTGGTGAACCAAGCGGGGCGCAACTTTGGGGAGCTTTCCCGCCTGGTCCTCCTGGAGGCCGCCAAGCACGATCCCAAGACCCCCCTGCAGGACGACCCGGCCCTAAAGCCCTTGCTCCTAGCCCTTTCCGCCTTCAGCCCCGAGGCCGACCCCGCCTTTCCCGTGGAGCTTTTGGAAAAGGCTCTGGGTAAACCCCTGGAACGCCTTTCCCAGGCGGAAAGGGCCCTTTTGGACTGGGTGGGGGAAGGCCTGGCGCGCCCTGCCTTAAGAAGCCTGCTTCCCCAGGAGGCCCCCAGGGAACTCCACCGCCTAGCCCTCTCCTTTTTCCCTAAGGAGAACCTCTTCCGCAAGCTGCACCATGCCTATAAGGCGGGGGAGACCGGGGTGCTTTTGGATCTTCTTCAGGAGGACCCCGCCCGGCTGGCCCTCCTCCCCGGGCTTTGGCAGGAAGCCCAGGCCTGGCCCCGGGAGGACCTCGAGGCCCTGGCCGCGGTGGTGGTGCGCTACCGGGCGGTCCTGGGCCAGTACGCCCACCCCGAGGCGGAGGAGGCCCTCAGGGTGCTCTCAGAGGCCCAAAACCCTTCCTTGCGCACCTGGGCCCGCATCAAAAGGGCGGAGGCCAAGGCGGATGCCGCCCTGTACAAGGAGGCGGAGGAGCTTCTTCCCCCCAAGGAGGACCTAACGCTCCTGGACGACACCGCCCAGGCGGAGGGACTTTTGGTCATGGCGGCGGTGGAGCGCTGGAAGGGGGATTACGAGAAGGCGGCCCGCCTTGTGGAGGAGGCCCAAGGGCTTCCCGTGGCCCCCTTCCTCCAGGACCGGGTGTACCTGTGGCGGGGCCTGGTGGCCAAGGACCTGGGCCGCTACCCGGAGGCCCTGGAGGCCCTCTCCCGGGTGGGCCATGACCCCCTCCTCCTGGGCAGGGCCCGTTACCAGATGGGGGACCTCCTCATGCGCCTGGGAAGCCTTAAGGCCAAGCCCCACATGGAGGAGGGCCTGAAGGCCCTGGAGGAAGGGGGTGCCCCCAAGGAGGAGGTGGCCCGGGTGCGGGCCCGCTACGCCACCCTCCTCCGGCGCCTGGGCCTATACGAGGAGGCGGGGAAAGCCATGGAGAAGGCCCTGGCCGAGGCGGAGGACCCCTTTACCCGGGCCCGGGTGGAGAGCGAGGCCGGGGTCCTCGAGGCGGCCCGGGGCCGTCCCTTTGCCGCCCTAAACCTGCTGGTCCCCGCCGAGGCCTACTTTCGCTCCACGGAAGAGAGGCCCAAGGAAGCCCGCTACCGCCATCTGCGCACCCTCTTCCGCCTGGGGGCCACCTACCTCCTTTTGGAGGCCGGCCAGCCCTACCGGGCCCCCTTCCTGGGAGGGCTCCACGCCCCCACGGCCCAGCGCCTCCTCGAGGACCTTCTGGAAGAGATCCCCAGGGAAGCCACCGACCGCTACACCGCCCTGCGGCTGGACACCGCAAGCCTCCTGGCCCTCCTCCTTCCCCCCGCCGAGGGGAAGGCCCTTTTAAAGCCCCTTTTGGATGTGGAAAACCCCTACCTCAGGGCCCAGGCCCGCCTGAGCTACGCGGAAACCCTGGTCCGCGAGGGCAACCTGGGGGAGGCCCTGGCCCAGGTGGTGGCCCTGCCTCCCCTGGAAGACCCTGGCCTTTTGGCCCAGGCCCGGGCGGTGGAGGTGCTGTCCCTTTTGGGCCTGGGGGAGAAGGAGGCCGCCTGGCAAAAGCTTTCCGAGGTGAGAAAAAGCCTCCTCCCCGAGCCCTTCCG from the Thermus neutrinimicus genome contains:
- a CDS encoding FAD-dependent oxidoreductase, with the protein product MGKRMVVIGGVAGGASAAAKAKRENPDLEVVVYEKSGWVSYGACGLPYVLSGEIPRLEKLVARTPEEFRKQGIAIHTRHEVVDVDSELRTLTVFDHQQGRTFHDRYDYLVLATGAKPTLPPIPGTEQEGVYTLRSMEDGERLLKALEGAQRAAILGAGYIGLEVAEAFRKRGLEVTLLEAKDRPLPHWDQEVGNLLKEELERHGVEVWTGVKVEALRGQGRVEAVETSEGVVAADLVLVATGVRPNTLLAQAMGVALGPTGAIATDERMRTNLEGVYAAGDVAESFHQVLKRPYWLPLGDVANKHGRTAGAVIAGREARFGGVVGTAIFKAFGLAVATTGLSQEAALREGFQAKKVFIQSRDGAHYYPGSQPLWVELVHEEGSGRLLGGAVVAHGHGALRIDALAALLHQGGTVEDLLALDLAYAPPFSPVWDPLLIAAQQVK
- the aceA gene encoding isocitrate lyase — protein: MDPLSVLTPEMRKEAEELGREWATNPRWKGVKRDYRPEDVVRLRPSVKVEYTLAKRGAEKLWQLLHERPYVHTFGAYTGAMAVEMVRAGLEAIYLSGWQVAADANLAWQTYPDQSLYPYNSVPQIVKRINNALMRADLIERSEGKVTRDWYVPIVADAEAGFGGALNVFELTKAMIEAGAAGIHYEDQLASEKKCGHLGGKVLVPTSQHIRTLQAARLAADIMGVPTVIIARTDAEAATLITSDIDERDRPFILPGERTPEGFYRVRNGLEAGIARALAYAPYADVLWMETSKPDLEEARKFAEAVKKEFPDKLLAYNLSPSFNWKKFLDDETIAKFNRELGEMGYKFQFITLAGWHTVNYYTWELAKGYKTRGMPAFVELQQKEFLAQAQGFTAVKHQREVGAGYFDEVVLALTQGEASTLALKGSTEEAQFNEAVH